A DNA window from Pithys albifrons albifrons isolate INPA30051 chromosome 7, PitAlb_v1, whole genome shotgun sequence contains the following coding sequences:
- the MASTL gene encoding serine/threonine-protein kinase greatwall isoform X1 translates to MGTESPAGGGASSPATAAGPRRVEVPRPPSIKEFTIVKPISRGAFGKVYLGRKAGRLYAVKVMKKADMINKNMVHQVQAERDALALSKSPFIVHLYYSLQSANNIYLVMEYLIGGDVKSLLHIYGYFDEEMAVKYISEAALALDYLHRHGIIHRDLKPDNMLISNQGHIKLTDFGLSRVTLNREINMIDILTTPSMAKPKQDYSRTPGQLLSLISSLGFYSPVGMKMPGHYSSQSSDSLRGVVSPLPVVQKENTPLSTKLFKAHLDNSQSTPVMPARSLTPTLLQSRKRLGTYSVSSECHTYLSSVESECCSSPRWEKDVQQREDEPGSATCKTSNRGSALPSGVELPNSKGIEALKKKELESALSPIVSSDSGCGQKLGTECSDTRDTPVTTGDVQGIGRKCSSENKTWEEKVFVNKRDITIETVETSSPELSSSRQNQPFKKEEMFEKPGVKRSFELVDRSPCQELNYVKKSNAEYKRGCQISEFPANNRTGLTTEIQSFRLCKDGSLRDTCNSKEEVKISVSNQQTVEKSLTPTVAKNLMCDLDAEYRKDDEKEYMNSSFVDSDDDKPLGILSADSDVFTEVSVAESHLEKQLLDLDKSVKDLSFEEPKPEGVLTASPESQDASHRGEEAHTVRDCKLLCHGKDNDQKQGEGAYLNTVSPPSEKMMEALSLLKKNAVVFRSYSSPINMSNISEPCSMASLDMMDLSPACISSYPTAITPSQKGRPYRPYQTPHQGDAGTPYRTPKSVRRGAAPVEGERILGTPDYLAPELLLAKPHGSAVDWWALGVCLFEFLTGIPPFNDETPAQVFQNILQRDIPWPEGEEKLSDNAQNAIDILLTIDTTKRAGLKELKHHPLFDGVDWDNLQNQTMPFIPQPDDETDTTYFEARNNAQHLTVSGFSL, encoded by the exons ATGGGCACCGAGAGCCCCGCGGGCGGCGGCGCCTCTAGCCCCGCCACGGCCGCCGGACCCCGGCGCGTTGAGGTCCCTCGGCCCCCCTCCATCAAGGAGTTCACCATTGTGAAGCCCATCAGCCGCGGCGCCTTTGGGAAGGTGTACCTGGGCCGCAAGGCGGGCCGGCTCTATGCCGTGAAG gtgaTGAAAAAAGCAGACATGATCAACAAAAACATGGTTCACCAGGTCCAGGCAGAGAGGGATGCATTGGCTCTCAGTAAAAGTCCTTTCATTGTTCACTTATACTACTCACTCCAGTCAGCTAATAACATCTATTTA GTGATGGAGTACCTGATTGGTGGAGATGTCAAATCTCTTCTCCATATTTATGGGTATTTTGATGAAGAAATGGCTGTTAAGTATATTTCTGAAGCAGCATTGGCCCTTGACTATCTTCACAGGCATGGGATAATCCACAG GGATCTGAAGCCAGACAACATGCTCATTTCTAATCAGGGCCATATAAAGTTGACAGACTTTGGGCTTTCCAGAGTTACTCTGAACAGAG aGATAAATATGATAGATATCCTCACTACACCATCAATGGCAAAGCCAAAACAAGATTACTCACGTACTCCAGGGCAATTATTGTCTCTTATCAGTTCTTTAGGCTTT TATTCTCCTGTTGGAATGAAAATGCCAGGGCACTATTCAAGTCAATCATCTGACAGTTTGCGTGGAGTGGTTTCTCCTTTACCTGTGgtccaaaaggaaaatactcCTCTTTCAACTAAATTATTCAAAGCAC aTCTTGATAATTCTCAGTCAACACCTGTGATGCCAGCAAGAAGTTTAACTCCTACTCTGCTTCAGTCAAGAAAAAGGCTCGGTACTTACAGTGTTAGTAGTGAGTGTCACACATACCTGTCCAGTGTGGAATCAGaatgctgcagcagccccaggtgggAGAAGGATGTGCAG CAAAGGGAAGATGAACCTGGTTCTGCAACATGCAAAACAAGTAACAGAGGGTCAGCTCTGCCTTCGGGTGTTGAGTTACCGAATAGCAAAGGTATTgaagctttaaagaaaaaggaacttgaGTCTGCTCTTTCTCCCATTGTCAGCAGTGATTCTGGCTGTGGGCAGAAGCTTGGAACTGAATGTTCGGATACAAGAGATACTCCCGTGACCACAGGGGATGTGCAAGGCATAGGAAGAAAATGTAGTTCTGAAAATAAGACTTGGGAAGAAAAGGTCTTTGTAAATAAAAGAGATATAACTATTGAAACAGTAGAAACTTCCAGTCCAGAACTGTCATCTTCAAGGCAGAATCAGCCtttcaaaaaggaagaaatgtttgaaaaacCAGGTGTAAAAAGAAGCTTTGAATTAGTTGACAGGAGTCCTTGTCAGGAACTTAACTATGTTAAGAAAAGCAACGCAGAATATAAACGTggctgtcagatctcagaattCCCAGCAAATAATAGGACGGGTTTGACAACAGAAATTCAATCCTTCAGGCTCTGTAAGGATGGAAGCCTACGTGACACCTGCAACAGCAAGGAAGAAGTTAAAATTTCTGTTAGTAACCAACAAACAGTAGAAAAATCACTTACTCCAACTGTAGCCAAAAATCTTATGTGTGATCTGGATGCAGAATACAGAAAGGATGATGAAAAGGAGTACATGAACTCGAGTTTTGTAGACAGTGATGATGACAAGCCTTTGGGAATCCTCAGTGCAGATTCTGATGTATTTACTGAAGTGTCTGTTGCAGAAAGCCATTTagaaaaacagcttttagaTTTGGACAAAAGTGTTAAAGACCTCTCCTTTGAGGAGCCAAAACCTGAAGGTGTGCTGACAGCATCCCCAGAGTCTCAAGATGCCTCACACAGGGGAGAGGAAGCACATACAGTCCGGGACTGCAAACTGTTATGTCATGGAAAGGATAATGACCAGAAACAGGGGGAAGGAGCTTACCTTAACACAGTATCTCCTCCTTCAGAAAAGATGATGGAAGCACTGagtctcttaaaaaaaaatgcagttgtttTTCGAAGTTACAGTAGTCCAATCAATATGTCCAACATCTCTGAGCCGTGCAGCATGGCTTCTTTAGATATGATGGATCTTTCTCCTGCTTGTATTAGCTCTTACCCAACAGCTATCACTCCATCACAGAAAGGAAGACCATATCGGCCCTATCAG ACACCTCATCAGGGGGATGCTGGCACACCGTATCGGACTCCGAAGAGTGTAAGAagaggagctgccccagtgGAAGGTGAACGAATCCTCGGGACCCCAGACTACCTGGCACCTGAACTGCTTTTGGCAAAGCCTCATG GTTCTGCTGTGGACTGGTGGGCCCTTGGAGTTTGCCTGTTTGAGTTTCTAACTGGAATTCCACCTTTTAACGATGAAACACCAGCACaagttttccaaaatattttgcagagaG ATATTCCCTGGCCTGAGGGTGAAGAAAAGCTGTCTGATAATGCCCAAAATGCAATAGATATTCTTCTAACCATCGACACTACTAAGAGAGCTGGACTGAAGG
- the MASTL gene encoding serine/threonine-protein kinase greatwall isoform X3: protein MHWLSVMEYLIGGDVKSLLHIYGYFDEEMAVKYISEAALALDYLHRHGIIHRDLKPDNMLISNQGHIKLTDFGLSRVTLNREINMIDILTTPSMAKPKQDYSRTPGQLLSLISSLGFYSPVGMKMPGHYSSQSSDSLRGVVSPLPVVQKENTPLSTKLFKAHLDNSQSTPVMPARSLTPTLLQSRKRLGTYSVSSECHTYLSSVESECCSSPRWEKDVQQREDEPGSATCKTSNRGSALPSGVELPNSKGIEALKKKELESALSPIVSSDSGCGQKLGTECSDTRDTPVTTGDVQGIGRKCSSENKTWEEKVFVNKRDITIETVETSSPELSSSRQNQPFKKEEMFEKPGVKRSFELVDRSPCQELNYVKKSNAEYKRGCQISEFPANNRTGLTTEIQSFRLCKDGSLRDTCNSKEEVKISVSNQQTVEKSLTPTVAKNLMCDLDAEYRKDDEKEYMNSSFVDSDDDKPLGILSADSDVFTEVSVAESHLEKQLLDLDKSVKDLSFEEPKPEGVLTASPESQDASHRGEEAHTVRDCKLLCHGKDNDQKQGEGAYLNTVSPPSEKMMEALSLLKKNAVVFRSYSSPINMSNISEPCSMASLDMMDLSPACISSYPTAITPSQKGRPYRPYQTPHQGDAGTPYRTPKSVRRGAAPVEGERILGTPDYLAPELLLAKPHGSAVDWWALGVCLFEFLTGIPPFNDETPAQVFQNILQRDIPWPEGEEKLSDNAQNAIDILLTIDTTKRAGLKELKHHPLFDGVDWDNLQNQTMPFIPQPDDETDTTYFEARNNAQHLTVSGFSL, encoded by the exons ATGCATTGGCTCTCA GTGATGGAGTACCTGATTGGTGGAGATGTCAAATCTCTTCTCCATATTTATGGGTATTTTGATGAAGAAATGGCTGTTAAGTATATTTCTGAAGCAGCATTGGCCCTTGACTATCTTCACAGGCATGGGATAATCCACAG GGATCTGAAGCCAGACAACATGCTCATTTCTAATCAGGGCCATATAAAGTTGACAGACTTTGGGCTTTCCAGAGTTACTCTGAACAGAG aGATAAATATGATAGATATCCTCACTACACCATCAATGGCAAAGCCAAAACAAGATTACTCACGTACTCCAGGGCAATTATTGTCTCTTATCAGTTCTTTAGGCTTT TATTCTCCTGTTGGAATGAAAATGCCAGGGCACTATTCAAGTCAATCATCTGACAGTTTGCGTGGAGTGGTTTCTCCTTTACCTGTGgtccaaaaggaaaatactcCTCTTTCAACTAAATTATTCAAAGCAC aTCTTGATAATTCTCAGTCAACACCTGTGATGCCAGCAAGAAGTTTAACTCCTACTCTGCTTCAGTCAAGAAAAAGGCTCGGTACTTACAGTGTTAGTAGTGAGTGTCACACATACCTGTCCAGTGTGGAATCAGaatgctgcagcagccccaggtgggAGAAGGATGTGCAG CAAAGGGAAGATGAACCTGGTTCTGCAACATGCAAAACAAGTAACAGAGGGTCAGCTCTGCCTTCGGGTGTTGAGTTACCGAATAGCAAAGGTATTgaagctttaaagaaaaaggaacttgaGTCTGCTCTTTCTCCCATTGTCAGCAGTGATTCTGGCTGTGGGCAGAAGCTTGGAACTGAATGTTCGGATACAAGAGATACTCCCGTGACCACAGGGGATGTGCAAGGCATAGGAAGAAAATGTAGTTCTGAAAATAAGACTTGGGAAGAAAAGGTCTTTGTAAATAAAAGAGATATAACTATTGAAACAGTAGAAACTTCCAGTCCAGAACTGTCATCTTCAAGGCAGAATCAGCCtttcaaaaaggaagaaatgtttgaaaaacCAGGTGTAAAAAGAAGCTTTGAATTAGTTGACAGGAGTCCTTGTCAGGAACTTAACTATGTTAAGAAAAGCAACGCAGAATATAAACGTggctgtcagatctcagaattCCCAGCAAATAATAGGACGGGTTTGACAACAGAAATTCAATCCTTCAGGCTCTGTAAGGATGGAAGCCTACGTGACACCTGCAACAGCAAGGAAGAAGTTAAAATTTCTGTTAGTAACCAACAAACAGTAGAAAAATCACTTACTCCAACTGTAGCCAAAAATCTTATGTGTGATCTGGATGCAGAATACAGAAAGGATGATGAAAAGGAGTACATGAACTCGAGTTTTGTAGACAGTGATGATGACAAGCCTTTGGGAATCCTCAGTGCAGATTCTGATGTATTTACTGAAGTGTCTGTTGCAGAAAGCCATTTagaaaaacagcttttagaTTTGGACAAAAGTGTTAAAGACCTCTCCTTTGAGGAGCCAAAACCTGAAGGTGTGCTGACAGCATCCCCAGAGTCTCAAGATGCCTCACACAGGGGAGAGGAAGCACATACAGTCCGGGACTGCAAACTGTTATGTCATGGAAAGGATAATGACCAGAAACAGGGGGAAGGAGCTTACCTTAACACAGTATCTCCTCCTTCAGAAAAGATGATGGAAGCACTGagtctcttaaaaaaaaatgcagttgtttTTCGAAGTTACAGTAGTCCAATCAATATGTCCAACATCTCTGAGCCGTGCAGCATGGCTTCTTTAGATATGATGGATCTTTCTCCTGCTTGTATTAGCTCTTACCCAACAGCTATCACTCCATCACAGAAAGGAAGACCATATCGGCCCTATCAG ACACCTCATCAGGGGGATGCTGGCACACCGTATCGGACTCCGAAGAGTGTAAGAagaggagctgccccagtgGAAGGTGAACGAATCCTCGGGACCCCAGACTACCTGGCACCTGAACTGCTTTTGGCAAAGCCTCATG GTTCTGCTGTGGACTGGTGGGCCCTTGGAGTTTGCCTGTTTGAGTTTCTAACTGGAATTCCACCTTTTAACGATGAAACACCAGCACaagttttccaaaatattttgcagagaG ATATTCCCTGGCCTGAGGGTGAAGAAAAGCTGTCTGATAATGCCCAAAATGCAATAGATATTCTTCTAACCATCGACACTACTAAGAGAGCTGGACTGAAGG
- the MASTL gene encoding serine/threonine-protein kinase greatwall isoform X2 translates to MLVVSVMEYLIGGDVKSLLHIYGYFDEEMAVKYISEAALALDYLHRHGIIHRDLKPDNMLISNQGHIKLTDFGLSRVTLNREINMIDILTTPSMAKPKQDYSRTPGQLLSLISSLGFYSPVGMKMPGHYSSQSSDSLRGVVSPLPVVQKENTPLSTKLFKAHLDNSQSTPVMPARSLTPTLLQSRKRLGTYSVSSECHTYLSSVESECCSSPRWEKDVQQREDEPGSATCKTSNRGSALPSGVELPNSKGIEALKKKELESALSPIVSSDSGCGQKLGTECSDTRDTPVTTGDVQGIGRKCSSENKTWEEKVFVNKRDITIETVETSSPELSSSRQNQPFKKEEMFEKPGVKRSFELVDRSPCQELNYVKKSNAEYKRGCQISEFPANNRTGLTTEIQSFRLCKDGSLRDTCNSKEEVKISVSNQQTVEKSLTPTVAKNLMCDLDAEYRKDDEKEYMNSSFVDSDDDKPLGILSADSDVFTEVSVAESHLEKQLLDLDKSVKDLSFEEPKPEGVLTASPESQDASHRGEEAHTVRDCKLLCHGKDNDQKQGEGAYLNTVSPPSEKMMEALSLLKKNAVVFRSYSSPINMSNISEPCSMASLDMMDLSPACISSYPTAITPSQKGRPYRPYQTPHQGDAGTPYRTPKSVRRGAAPVEGERILGTPDYLAPELLLAKPHGSAVDWWALGVCLFEFLTGIPPFNDETPAQVFQNILQRDIPWPEGEEKLSDNAQNAIDILLTIDTTKRAGLKELKHHPLFDGVDWDNLQNQTMPFIPQPDDETDTTYFEARNNAQHLTVSGFSL, encoded by the exons ATGCTGGTCgtgtct GTGATGGAGTACCTGATTGGTGGAGATGTCAAATCTCTTCTCCATATTTATGGGTATTTTGATGAAGAAATGGCTGTTAAGTATATTTCTGAAGCAGCATTGGCCCTTGACTATCTTCACAGGCATGGGATAATCCACAG GGATCTGAAGCCAGACAACATGCTCATTTCTAATCAGGGCCATATAAAGTTGACAGACTTTGGGCTTTCCAGAGTTACTCTGAACAGAG aGATAAATATGATAGATATCCTCACTACACCATCAATGGCAAAGCCAAAACAAGATTACTCACGTACTCCAGGGCAATTATTGTCTCTTATCAGTTCTTTAGGCTTT TATTCTCCTGTTGGAATGAAAATGCCAGGGCACTATTCAAGTCAATCATCTGACAGTTTGCGTGGAGTGGTTTCTCCTTTACCTGTGgtccaaaaggaaaatactcCTCTTTCAACTAAATTATTCAAAGCAC aTCTTGATAATTCTCAGTCAACACCTGTGATGCCAGCAAGAAGTTTAACTCCTACTCTGCTTCAGTCAAGAAAAAGGCTCGGTACTTACAGTGTTAGTAGTGAGTGTCACACATACCTGTCCAGTGTGGAATCAGaatgctgcagcagccccaggtgggAGAAGGATGTGCAG CAAAGGGAAGATGAACCTGGTTCTGCAACATGCAAAACAAGTAACAGAGGGTCAGCTCTGCCTTCGGGTGTTGAGTTACCGAATAGCAAAGGTATTgaagctttaaagaaaaaggaacttgaGTCTGCTCTTTCTCCCATTGTCAGCAGTGATTCTGGCTGTGGGCAGAAGCTTGGAACTGAATGTTCGGATACAAGAGATACTCCCGTGACCACAGGGGATGTGCAAGGCATAGGAAGAAAATGTAGTTCTGAAAATAAGACTTGGGAAGAAAAGGTCTTTGTAAATAAAAGAGATATAACTATTGAAACAGTAGAAACTTCCAGTCCAGAACTGTCATCTTCAAGGCAGAATCAGCCtttcaaaaaggaagaaatgtttgaaaaacCAGGTGTAAAAAGAAGCTTTGAATTAGTTGACAGGAGTCCTTGTCAGGAACTTAACTATGTTAAGAAAAGCAACGCAGAATATAAACGTggctgtcagatctcagaattCCCAGCAAATAATAGGACGGGTTTGACAACAGAAATTCAATCCTTCAGGCTCTGTAAGGATGGAAGCCTACGTGACACCTGCAACAGCAAGGAAGAAGTTAAAATTTCTGTTAGTAACCAACAAACAGTAGAAAAATCACTTACTCCAACTGTAGCCAAAAATCTTATGTGTGATCTGGATGCAGAATACAGAAAGGATGATGAAAAGGAGTACATGAACTCGAGTTTTGTAGACAGTGATGATGACAAGCCTTTGGGAATCCTCAGTGCAGATTCTGATGTATTTACTGAAGTGTCTGTTGCAGAAAGCCATTTagaaaaacagcttttagaTTTGGACAAAAGTGTTAAAGACCTCTCCTTTGAGGAGCCAAAACCTGAAGGTGTGCTGACAGCATCCCCAGAGTCTCAAGATGCCTCACACAGGGGAGAGGAAGCACATACAGTCCGGGACTGCAAACTGTTATGTCATGGAAAGGATAATGACCAGAAACAGGGGGAAGGAGCTTACCTTAACACAGTATCTCCTCCTTCAGAAAAGATGATGGAAGCACTGagtctcttaaaaaaaaatgcagttgtttTTCGAAGTTACAGTAGTCCAATCAATATGTCCAACATCTCTGAGCCGTGCAGCATGGCTTCTTTAGATATGATGGATCTTTCTCCTGCTTGTATTAGCTCTTACCCAACAGCTATCACTCCATCACAGAAAGGAAGACCATATCGGCCCTATCAG ACACCTCATCAGGGGGATGCTGGCACACCGTATCGGACTCCGAAGAGTGTAAGAagaggagctgccccagtgGAAGGTGAACGAATCCTCGGGACCCCAGACTACCTGGCACCTGAACTGCTTTTGGCAAAGCCTCATG GTTCTGCTGTGGACTGGTGGGCCCTTGGAGTTTGCCTGTTTGAGTTTCTAACTGGAATTCCACCTTTTAACGATGAAACACCAGCACaagttttccaaaatattttgcagagaG ATATTCCCTGGCCTGAGGGTGAAGAAAAGCTGTCTGATAATGCCCAAAATGCAATAGATATTCTTCTAACCATCGACACTACTAAGAGAGCTGGACTGAAGG